Part of the Stigmatopora argus isolate UIUO_Sarg chromosome 3, RoL_Sarg_1.0, whole genome shotgun sequence genome, CTGCCCTCGACCCTGCTGGAGGCGCAAACCAGCATCAGCACCCAGCACTCGGAGCTGGACAAGGTGAAGAACTACCTGGCCGACGAACGGGCGCAGCACGAACGGTGAGCCACATCATTTGATTTCATtctgtctgttttattttttattcatcttgctTATTCCTTTTTCTCAGGGAAACCAACCAGTTGAAGAGGATGGTGATCAAGGACGAGATTTATGGCAGTCAGATTCAGATTTTGGAGTAAGTTTTCGCTCCTTTTTTGAAATAAGCCGATTTCCCcgactataagacgcacttCTTTTTCATCCTTTGGTTCGGCCTGCGACCAATTCTCAAGTGTGGCTCctgaatgtatatatttttttccttactgaccaccgacagcctttttggttacatgaaaaatggctaTGTTCacaaatgcctatttagccaACTGGTATTCATTTTACTATTGTGACTTGGAGCTATGTTTGttgttggtttctgataaaataaaataaatggccCTACCAAAAGTGCGACTTAGTTTGAAGAATACAGTGTTTGACAAGTGAAATGAGGAAATGaaactgaaaaatgaaaatgagaaaCTCTTCCTAAAACATGAGCTTGGCGACATACTTTACATCTTGTTTTTGCTGCTATCACGTGGCTACAGTGAAGTGCTACCCAGAGTTTAATAAATGACATAAAAGATACTTTCCGGAGAAGCAACTGTGTCCAAACACATTAAAACCgagaaaatgccttttcttgctgggagaaaaaaaaggaaattatctttttttttcctaattgaaaaaaatgtgcttgCAGGGACAGAAACCAGCAAAGGTACAACAGCAACGAGAGCTTGCGCCCCACTTTGGCGTCTGAAGCTAAACGCAAGGTAAGCTCGCGTTCCCTCCAAAATGTCGAATTTCCACGCCAATCTTGAAAAAAGTTTCTCATTAACACAGATCCCTTTGAACGATGTTGTCCCAGCTCGAAGGATGAAGCCCATACGGCAGGGCAAGCAAGACAGGTGCGCTCAAATTGTTCAATGGGTTAATttagcttggaaaaaaaatcaaggtgtcAAAGCAGAGGgtcgggggccagatctggcctgcCGCCTCACTTTGTGCGGCCTGCGAAagtaaatcacattttattgcaagaaaaaatattttgagattGACATCCCTTGCCTTAAGAAAGAAATGACAACATAGTATTTCTCAGTCATTgagtttatttaattattatttttttttgtatctgtgTTGCAGCATAGAGTCGAACACGTGGGACGACGCCGTGCCGATCTACAATTTTGTCCTGGTTGGAGACGCCGCGACGGGCAAGTCCAGCTTCCTGCTGCGACTGGTTTACAACCAGTTCAGAGACGACATAGGTATGTGAACGAACGACTCGCTAGAGAAATATTGAACTTCCATATTCAAGAACTGAACTGCCTTTTTCTCAGGTATGGATTTCCATATGAAGAAAATGCTGGTGGACGGACAAAAGACCAACCTGCGGATTTGGGACACGGCTGGACAAGAAAGGTGCCGCCATCTTTTTACATTTACGGCAGATTCAAAATGGGGCTATCCGGACTTTCGTGCAAAATGAAGTCATCGGGACATCCCTGGTTTTGATAGTATATGccaaaagcatttttcttttttgcaggtTCCAGAGTATCTCCAGGTTATATATACAAAAAGCTCAAGGAATCCTGCTCTTGTACGACGTGACTTCGGAACAAAGTTTCCTCAACATCAGAGCCTGGCTGGAGCAGATTCGGGTACTTTTCGCCACTCCCGTTTACGAAAGCGCAACGTGACGACGTGAACACGTTTGCTTTGTTCTCCGTTCAGGATTCCGCGGAAGAAAATGTCCCCGTTTGCATTATCGGCAACAAGGTGGACTTGAGAGAACACGAGGCCGCTAGACGCTGCGTTAGCATGGCGGACGGAGAAACGTTGGCCACGGTGAGACTGCCTTTttgaaagttttctttttttccattttgccaAAAAGTGGCTTTtgtgctattttatttttttccagagaaaCGGTGCTTTGTTCTGTGAAACCAGCGCTAAAGAAGGAACCAACGTGGTGGAAGCTGTGCTTCATCTGGCCAGGTTGGTTTCATTACGAAATTGCAAAAGTACATCATTTCATAGCATGGCCATGTTATTTCTCGCTAGTTCCTACCTACGCTAGTCGTTCTGGGTCACATTTCTAAATTTGACCGACTCCATTCTTTtctgtttgggaaaaaaagggaagtgAGGAAGAATGTGAAATTGGTGAAGCCTAAAATGTCTTTGGTGAAACTGGCTGCCAAGAACGCAAAGAAGACCTTTGGCACATTCTGTCGTCTGTAGTTGGAAGGcaagatcatttttttattctacttTTTTATGCCTGTACTATAGTTAGTTATAAGCAATGAaggatttttttatatcaactATCGTCCAAATATATGGATAAAAGCACTGTAAAAAATACCAGTACACTTTATATGATCAGATTTTactattttcatatttattgcCTTGTAAATACTTTTGCCGTTTCGACTGTTTCCGGCTATTATAGGAAGGGTGCAAAGATTTTTACTTGTTAAATATGAAGGGTAAACAAATATGGTATTTTTAAGCCATTTTATTTGACCTTAttg contains:
- the LOC144071465 gene encoding ras and EF-hand domain-containing protein-like: MSVQENAQLPSTLLEAQTSISTQHSELDKVKNYLADERAQHERETNQLKRMVIKDEIYGSQIQILEDRNQQRYNSNESLRPTLASEAKRKIPLNDVVPARRMKPIRQGKQDSIESNTWDDAVPIYNFVLVGDAATGKSSFLLRLVYNQFRDDIGMDFHMKKMLVDGQKTNLRIWDTAGQERFQSISRLYIQKAQGILLLYDVTSEQSFLNIRAWLEQIRDSAEENVPVCIIGNKVDLREHEAARRCVSMADGETLATRNGALFCETSAKEGTNVVEAVLHLAREVRKNVKLVKPKMSLVKLAAKNAKKTFGTFCRL